One Persicobacter psychrovividus DNA window includes the following coding sequences:
- the rpsF gene encoding 30S ribosomal protein S6, with product MVLKNYETVFIFTPVLSDEQMKEAVAKFKDILVKEGAEIVNVEEWGLRKLAYPIQHKKTGFYGLIEFKAAATIVDALETEFRRDERVLRFLTTALEPAAVEYNEKRRKGEFNKKKETTETKEA from the coding sequence ATGGTACTTAAAAATTACGAGACGGTTTTCATTTTTACTCCCGTTTTGTCTGATGAGCAGATGAAGGAAGCCGTTGCCAAATTCAAAGACATCTTGGTAAAAGAAGGTGCAGAAATCGTTAATGTTGAAGAGTGGGGTCTTCGCAAGTTGGCTTACCCAATTCAGCACAAAAAAACTGGTTTCTACGGTTTAATCGAATTCAAAGCTGCTGCAACAATCGTTGACGCTTTGGAGACTGAATTCCGTCGTGATGAGCGCGTTTTGCGTTTCTTGACTACTGCTTTGGAGCCAGCTGCCGTTGAATACAACGAGAAGCGTCGTAAAGGCGAGTTCAACAAAAAGAAAGAAACAACTGAAACAAAGGAGGCTTAA
- a CDS encoding transposase, with translation MKSRRKFSPKFKAKVALEAIKEQQSTAELCQKYEISPAQIGQWKQLFLENASSVFEKGSKAIKQESDHEGALNKLYSKIGQLQVENDFLKKASSK, from the coding sequence ATGAAAAGCAGAAGAAAATTTAGCCCCAAGTTTAAAGCCAAGGTAGCACTTGAAGCGATCAAAGAACAACAAAGCACAGCGGAACTTTGTCAGAAATATGAAATCAGTCCTGCACAGATTGGCCAATGGAAACAACTTTTTTTGGAGAATGCATCGAGTGTTTTTGAAAAAGGGAGTAAGGCTATCAAGCAGGAATCTGATCATGAAGGAGCGTTAAATAAATTATACTCTAAAATAGGACAACTTCAAGTTGAGAATGATTTTTTAAAAAAGGCCTCATCGAAGTAA
- a CDS encoding class I SAM-dependent methyltransferase — protein MQKLHQLKTLIRHWFLAVDRHSLHGQFAYDLFEHTQRQARPKMEALEQARKKLLTDGQVLSYQDMGADKTIRNRTVKSLAARSLSSPRMSSFFYLLTQWHQAQQIVELGTCLGVNTAYLSKATTGTVHTFEGIPQIAEQAQQLWEVQQLKNIRLTVGDIDLRLPEFLNTAAPIDLAFIDANHTYEATLRYFEMLLPHCHQNALLIFDDIYHSEGMTRAWEAIKNHPRVKMSFDYWRFGIVCLCPTISAKHYRIGFSWW, from the coding sequence ATGCAAAAATTACATCAGTTAAAAACGTTAATTAGGCATTGGTTCTTAGCCGTTGACCGCCATTCGCTCCATGGGCAGTTTGCCTACGACCTGTTCGAGCATACCCAACGGCAAGCCCGCCCAAAAATGGAGGCCCTGGAACAGGCGCGCAAAAAATTATTGACCGACGGACAGGTACTCTCCTATCAGGACATGGGTGCTGATAAAACCATCCGTAACAGAACCGTCAAATCATTGGCCGCACGCAGCCTTTCGAGCCCACGGATGTCCTCCTTCTTTTACTTACTCACCCAATGGCATCAGGCGCAGCAAATCGTGGAACTTGGCACCTGCCTGGGCGTCAATACCGCTTACCTTTCCAAAGCCACCACGGGAACGGTACACACCTTCGAGGGGATTCCACAGATCGCCGAACAGGCGCAGCAGCTCTGGGAAGTGCAGCAGCTGAAAAACATCCGCTTAACAGTAGGAGATATTGACCTCCGCCTGCCCGAATTCCTGAACACTGCCGCCCCTATCGATCTGGCCTTTATTGATGCCAACCACACCTACGAGGCCACCTTGCGCTACTTTGAAATGTTGCTGCCGCACTGCCATCAAAACGCTTTGCTGATTTTCGATGACATCTACCATAGTGAAGGCATGACCCGTGCGTGGGAAGCGATAAAAAATCACCCGAGAGTAAAAATGAGCTTCGATTACTGGCGCTTTGGCATTGTCTGCCTCTGCCCCACCATCTCGGCCAAACATTACCGCATTGGCTTCAGTTGGTGGTAG
- a CDS encoding IS3 family transposase yields MEVKSVTERQVMVDEEHADLSIRRQCELLQISRSGWYYKPKGESELNLELMRVIDKEYLEHPFRGVPSMTSFLINDCGYPINKKRIERLYKVMGLRSLLPGPHTSKPSPENKIYPYLLRNLEITHSNQVWETDISYVPIAKGFMYLMAVIDVHSRYIVGWSLSNTMSAEWCRNTIQECINNHGAPEIVNTDQGSQFTSDLFTGYLLGQGVTISMDGKGRATDNIYIERFWRTVKYEDIYLNEYRDGLKLQIGLIEYMNFYNNERRHSSIDEKRPCDLYQSKPHSTTSEAKVSASLESVKGG; encoded by the coding sequence ATCGAAGTAAAGAGCGTTACCGAAAGACAGGTGATGGTCGATGAGGAACATGCTGATTTAAGCATTAGACGTCAATGTGAGCTTCTCCAAATTTCTCGTTCGGGCTGGTATTACAAGCCAAAAGGGGAAAGTGAATTGAATCTTGAATTGATGCGTGTAATTGACAAAGAATACCTTGAGCATCCTTTTCGAGGGGTACCTTCTATGACTTCGTTTTTGATTAATGATTGCGGTTATCCGATCAATAAGAAGCGAATTGAACGTCTGTACAAAGTCATGGGGCTTCGTTCTCTTCTTCCTGGTCCGCACACTTCAAAACCTTCACCTGAAAATAAAATATACCCCTATTTACTTAGAAACCTTGAAATAACCCATTCAAATCAAGTTTGGGAGACGGATATCAGCTATGTTCCTATTGCAAAAGGGTTCATGTATCTGATGGCTGTGATTGATGTCCACTCTCGATATATTGTAGGCTGGTCACTCTCAAACACCATGTCAGCAGAGTGGTGCCGCAATACAATTCAAGAATGTATTAACAACCATGGCGCTCCTGAAATTGTCAATACAGACCAAGGGAGTCAATTTACGAGTGATCTCTTTACGGGCTATCTCTTAGGCCAAGGAGTAACTATTAGCATGGATGGAAAAGGTCGAGCAACCGACAATATTTACATTGAACGATTTTGGCGAACGGTCAAATATGAAGATATTTATTTGAATGAGTATCGCGATGGATTAAAGCTGCAGATAGGACTTATCGAATATATGAACTTTTACAATAACGAAAGAAGGCATAGCTCAATCGATGAGAAAAGGCCCTGCGATCTTTACCAATCCAAGCCGCACTCAACAACATCAGAAGCAAAAGTAAGCGCTTCCTTAGAATCAGTCAAGGGCGGGTAA
- the lepB gene encoding signal peptidase I, producing the protein MDIQTQKEQSQKPKKKKKGFFREWADAIVFAVIAATIIRWLFMEAFTIPTPSMEHSLLVGDFLFVSKMHYGARTAMTPLQVPLTHQKIWGTDIPSYLDWVKLPQFRLPGFSEVKRNDVVVFNYPPELEHPVDLKTNYIKRCIGLPGEKLEVKDTQVFINDKAIKNPEEMQFKYYIKTNESVHERIWRDNDVNVADVIKVRGGYLADLTNHGAASLKALPFIEDVVMLKKNKGDATAGIYPDAKRFAWNADWWGPMTIPAEGMTIDINPDNILRYGKVIKNYEHNDNVVLTEDQITINGQAIKQYTFKQNYYFMMGDNRHNSEDSRFWGFVPMDHVVGKAFFTFWSIDPTAQGFGLRPGKILKMID; encoded by the coding sequence ATGGACATCCAAACTCAAAAGGAGCAATCACAAAAACCGAAGAAGAAAAAGAAAGGCTTCTTTCGCGAATGGGCGGACGCCATAGTGTTTGCCGTCATTGCTGCCACGATTATCCGCTGGCTGTTTATGGAAGCCTTCACCATCCCTACCCCTTCGATGGAGCACTCCCTGTTGGTAGGCGATTTCCTTTTTGTAAGTAAAATGCATTATGGCGCACGTACAGCCATGACCCCGCTTCAGGTGCCTTTAACCCACCAAAAAATCTGGGGAACGGATATCCCTTCCTATTTGGACTGGGTCAAGCTGCCGCAGTTCCGCCTGCCAGGCTTTTCGGAAGTGAAACGCAACGACGTGGTGGTGTTCAACTACCCGCCAGAGCTTGAGCATCCTGTCGATCTGAAGACCAACTACATCAAGCGGTGTATCGGGCTTCCTGGTGAAAAACTTGAGGTCAAAGACACGCAGGTTTTCATTAACGACAAGGCGATCAAGAACCCTGAAGAGATGCAGTTTAAATACTACATCAAAACCAATGAGTCGGTTCATGAGCGCATTTGGAGAGATAACGACGTCAATGTTGCTGACGTGATCAAGGTGCGTGGTGGCTACCTTGCCGACCTCACCAATCATGGCGCAGCATCCCTTAAAGCCCTTCCTTTTATTGAAGACGTGGTGATGCTCAAGAAAAACAAAGGCGATGCCACAGCAGGAATTTATCCTGATGCCAAGCGATTCGCCTGGAATGCCGACTGGTGGGGGCCGATGACCATCCCTGCTGAAGGCATGACGATTGACATCAACCCAGACAATATCCTACGTTATGGGAAAGTGATCAAAAACTATGAGCACAACGATAATGTTGTCCTCACTGAAGATCAGATCACGATCAACGGGCAGGCCATCAAGCAATACACCTTTAAGCAAAACTACTACTTCATGATGGGCGACAACCGCCATAATTCTGAAGATTCACGTTTCTGGGGATTTGTACCGATGGATCATGTTGTCGGGAAAGCATTCTTCACTTTCTGGTCTATTGATCCTACAGCTCAAGGCTTCGGGTTACGCCCAGGGAAAATCCTTAAAATGATTGATTAA
- the rplI gene encoding 50S ribosomal protein L9, whose product MEIILTTNIKGLGYKNDIVDVKPGYGRNYLIPQGYAMVATASNKKMTAENIKQAAHKAEKIKADAEALAANIGDTKLTISTKAGDNGKIFGSVTTNQISSLLKEKGYDVDRKQISINGEVKFVGEYTASIDLHKEVKHEIKFEVIAE is encoded by the coding sequence ATGGAAATTATCCTAACAACAAACATCAAAGGTTTAGGCTACAAAAACGATATCGTTGACGTTAAGCCTGGATATGGTCGTAACTACTTGATCCCTCAAGGTTATGCGATGGTAGCAACAGCTTCTAACAAGAAGATGACTGCTGAAAACATCAAGCAAGCTGCTCACAAAGCAGAAAAAATCAAAGCTGACGCTGAAGCATTGGCTGCTAATATCGGAGATACTAAATTGACTATCTCTACTAAAGCAGGTGATAACGGTAAAATCTTTGGTTCTGTAACGACTAACCAAATCTCTTCATTGTTGAAAGAAAAAGGTTACGATGTAGATCGTAAGCAAATCTCTATCAACGGCGAAGTTAAATTTGTTGGTGAGTACACAGCTTCTATTGACCTTCACAAAGAAGTTAAGCATGAAATTAAATTTGAAGTTATCGCTGAATAA
- the apaG gene encoding Co2+/Mg2+ efflux protein ApaG, protein MVTEITQGIKVSVETEYQPDYSSPIQHHYVFTYRIAIENQSEHTIQLRSRHWKIHDSNGQTREVEGDGVVGQQPVLEPGQSHKYVSGCNLKTGIGKMLGRYAMERQLDGKQFDVAIPEFNMIVPFRMN, encoded by the coding sequence ATGGTCACAGAAATCACACAGGGCATAAAAGTATCCGTTGAAACGGAATACCAACCTGATTACTCGAGCCCCATTCAACATCACTATGTCTTCACCTACCGAATTGCCATAGAAAACCAAAGCGAACACACCATACAGCTGCGCAGCCGCCATTGGAAGATCCATGACAGCAATGGGCAAACAAGAGAAGTGGAGGGCGATGGGGTCGTTGGACAACAACCAGTACTCGAACCGGGGCAGTCGCACAAGTATGTCTCAGGCTGTAACCTCAAAACAGGAATTGGCAAAATGCTCGGCCGATACGCCATGGAGCGCCAACTGGACGGAAAGCAATTTGATGTCGCCATTCCTGAATTCAATATGATCGTTCCATTCCGAATGAACTAA
- a CDS encoding chromosome segregation protein SMC: protein MSEEKKAGNKLLPVVIILAILLLVSLGYIFHLHQVNTVSQQELQSSKQNVELLQKDLDKKIAEIQELGGNVDDLKAVREQLEQEKQALEEKSTVTTRQLLAFKDKAEGYRELLVRKEKEIAKLKKINEQLVTENSDLKEEKNELNRSIKTLNQKQEKLNEKVEFASRLKAENFELIAINNRGKERKGDEFRHRHLEKLKVNFKIADNKVAPVGGREIMIRLIDDNNNVLFDVSKGGGSFMLDGRETFYSEKQEILFDNTQQSLTFIYDKGTEYEKGKYILEVYADNYKMGQIPFSVR from the coding sequence ATGTCTGAGGAGAAAAAAGCAGGGAATAAGTTGCTTCCCGTAGTAATTATACTGGCCATCTTACTGTTAGTAAGTTTGGGCTATATTTTTCACTTACACCAAGTCAATACGGTATCGCAACAGGAATTGCAAAGTTCAAAACAAAATGTTGAGCTCTTGCAAAAAGATTTAGATAAGAAAATTGCTGAAATTCAGGAACTCGGCGGAAATGTTGATGACCTGAAGGCCGTTCGCGAGCAACTTGAGCAAGAGAAACAGGCTTTGGAAGAAAAAAGCACCGTAACTACCCGTCAGCTGTTGGCTTTTAAAGACAAAGCAGAAGGTTACCGTGAGCTTTTGGTAAGAAAAGAAAAAGAGATTGCCAAACTCAAGAAAATCAACGAGCAGCTGGTAACAGAAAACAGCGACCTGAAGGAAGAGAAAAATGAGTTGAACCGATCGATCAAAACCCTGAACCAGAAACAGGAAAAACTGAACGAGAAAGTAGAATTTGCTTCCCGCCTGAAGGCCGAGAATTTTGAGCTGATCGCCATTAACAATCGTGGAAAAGAGCGTAAAGGGGATGAATTCCGCCACCGCCACCTCGAAAAACTGAAGGTCAATTTCAAAATTGCTGACAATAAAGTGGCACCAGTCGGAGGCCGTGAAATCATGATTCGCCTGATTGATGACAATAATAATGTATTGTTCGATGTTTCTAAGGGCGGCGGAAGCTTTATGCTTGATGGCCGTGAGACTTTCTACTCTGAAAAGCAGGAGATTCTTTTCGACAACACGCAGCAAAGCCTAACCTTCATTTACGACAAGGGCACTGAATACGAAAAAGGAAAATACATTTTGGAAGTTTACGCTGACAACTATAAAATGGGGCAAATTCCTTTCTCGGTTAGATAA
- the rpsR gene encoding 30S ribosomal protein S18 — MTLINEPVNRNENRKKYCRFKKNGIKYIDYKDANFLLKFVNDQGKILPRRITGTSVKFQKKVSQAIKRARHLALLPYVTDSLK, encoded by the coding sequence ATGACATTGATTAACGAACCAGTAAATCGTAACGAGAATCGCAAAAAATATTGCCGATTCAAGAAAAATGGTATCAAATATATCGATTATAAAGATGCCAACTTCTTATTGAAATTTGTGAATGACCAAGGTAAAATCTTGCCTCGTCGTATCACAGGTACTTCAGTAAAATTCCAAAAGAAAGTTTCTCAGGCGATCAAGCGTGCACGTCACCTTGCGTTGTTGCCATACGTGACTGACTCATTGAAATAA